A stretch of the Desulfovibrio legallii genome encodes the following:
- a CDS encoding ATP-binding protein, with protein MLLAQDIDRIIAAPREHERLEFKEAKQQYDTETLFKYCVALSNEGGGLLLLGITDKQPRKVVGTAAFPNPDKIKSRIFSKLKFRVEVEEVTHPDGRVLAFNIPPRPAGTAFTYEGAYLMRVGESLMPMSEDMLRRIFVEGNPDFLLRYARAGASAEDVVMLLDTQSYFDLMQLPYPATRDAALARLAQEQLIVEAEGLWNITNLGALLFAKDLRQFGQLSRKAPRVVVYKGANKLETVREQIGAKGYAAGFEGLVGYINSQLPANEVIGQALRTETRMYPEIAIRELVANALVHQDLEDFGSFVMLEIYCDRIEITNPGTPLIPTDRFIDEYKSRNERLTDLMRRFRICEEKSSGIDKVVAFAEAWQLPAPDFRTGEQHTSVVLFAHKSFDDMDRKERVRACYQHACLLYVSNQKMTNQSLRERFKLAESKAEAISRIISDAVNDGKIKLDDPENRSRRYAKYIPFWG; from the coding sequence ATGCTTTTGGCACAAGATATAGACCGCATCATTGCCGCGCCCAGAGAGCACGAACGGCTTGAGTTCAAGGAAGCCAAACAACAATATGACACGGAAACACTGTTCAAATATTGCGTCGCCTTGAGCAACGAGGGCGGCGGTCTGCTGCTGCTTGGCATAACGGACAAGCAACCCCGCAAGGTTGTGGGAACTGCCGCCTTCCCCAACCCCGACAAAATCAAAAGCCGGATTTTCTCCAAACTCAAATTCCGCGTGGAAGTGGAAGAGGTTACGCATCCGGATGGTCGTGTGCTGGCCTTCAATATCCCACCCCGCCCGGCGGGAACGGCTTTTACCTATGAAGGCGCATACCTCATGCGCGTGGGCGAAAGCCTTATGCCCATGTCCGAGGACATGCTGCGGCGCATCTTTGTCGAAGGGAATCCGGACTTTTTGCTGCGTTACGCACGCGCTGGAGCAAGCGCGGAAGATGTGGTCATGCTGCTTGATACCCAGAGCTACTTTGACCTGATGCAGCTCCCGTACCCGGCAACGCGGGATGCGGCTCTGGCCCGTCTGGCGCAAGAACAATTGATTGTGGAGGCCGAAGGACTCTGGAACATCACCAACCTTGGCGCTCTACTGTTCGCCAAAGACCTTCGCCAGTTCGGGCAGTTAAGCCGCAAAGCCCCCAGGGTGGTTGTCTACAAGGGAGCCAACAAACTGGAAACTGTGCGTGAGCAAATCGGGGCCAAGGGTTACGCTGCCGGTTTTGAAGGGCTTGTCGGCTACATCAACAGCCAGCTACCCGCCAACGAAGTAATCGGGCAGGCTCTACGCACTGAAACCAGAATGTACCCGGAAATAGCCATTCGTGAGTTGGTGGCCAACGCTCTTGTGCATCAGGACTTGGAAGATTTCGGTTCTTTCGTGATGCTCGAAATCTATTGTGACCGGATTGAGATAACCAATCCCGGCACGCCCCTGATCCCCACCGACAGGTTCATTGACGAATACAAATCGCGCAACGAGCGCCTGACCGACCTCATGCGCCGCTTTCGCATCTGCGAAGAAAAAAGTAGCGGCATCGACAAAGTTGTGGCTTTTGCCGAGGCATGGCAGCTTCCCGCACCGGATTTTCGTACCGGCGAACAACATACCAGCGTAGTTCTTTTCGCCCATAAGAGCTTTGACGACATGGATCGCAAAGAACGGGTGCGGGCCTGCTACCAGCACGCCTGCCTGCTTTATGTGAGCAATCAGAAAATGACCAACCAGAGCCTGCGCGAACGGT